The sequence GAGCCTTTGGGGCTGGGTTTCTTAAAAAGGTTAACTTTTTTCACTCTTATCCCAAGATCCACCCTTTTACTGTTTTAAAATTTCTAATGGCTGTCTATCTGAATATGAAAAATTCACCTGAATGACGACGGCTAGGAATTTAGGATCTTTAGGATATACTGTTCTGTGTCTCCTGCTTAAACGACCCTTTTCTATGCGCAAAATCAGATGAAAAGAAAGTTGCTAAATGGCCTGCGGATCCCTTGTCCTCTAGGACCCACCACAAGGTGTCTTGGCCATTGAACTGGGATCCACTGGCCTCATAGCAGGCAGATTTAAAATCTTAGCTCAAAACTTCCATGCAGTTTCCTTGCGCGCCATCTAGCATCATCGATTATCAATGTGAGATAGTCATTCTCAGTATTTGTGTTTGATTGGTGACTTCCTGCATGTGGGGTATAACTAAGAAGTACATCTGATGCTTTCATCCTTGATAGTTTTGGTTGTTTGCCTGACTCGTGGTGTTTACCTGCACTGCAGCCCAAGTTGAACAATGCTTTATTTGAAATGTTTCGGAACGAATATATTGGTACCGCGCCGTACATATCATGTTCTCCTTCTCTCTGTCACCATAAACTCGGTCCTAGTGACCAGTTTCTAGTTCTCTCTTCAGATGGTCTATACCAGTATTTTAGCAATCAGGAAGTAGTTACTCATGTTGAATCATTCATGGAGAAGTTTCCTGATGGCGACCCTGCACAGCACTTAATCGAGGAGCTTCTTTTCCGTGCAGCAAGAAAAGCTGGTAAGAAACTTCCAATGATACCTCTGTGTGGTGCAATCATGTTATCCTTGGGCCTTTGCGCTCTTCAACCAATTTCCATATTTTCAGACATGCATGGGATTTTGAGAAAATTTCTCAAAGTTCAGTTGGACAACTTTCATTTATGTAAGATTTTGTATTAGTCTAATGACTAAAATTTAAGACACAGACTTTTGCAATTCTGAGATCTGAATGGTTGAGCTTCTGCTTGTAGGCATGGATTTCCATGAATTACTTGACATCCCACAAGGAGATCGCAGAAAGTACCATGATGATGTTACTGTTATGGTGATATCACTTGAAGGAAGAATTTGGAAGTCGTCAGGAAAGTATTTGTAACATCATACCTTTTTGTGGTTTCTCAAGTAGCTTCAGCATTTTCAGGGAATAATCTTTAGTGATGTGGGTAGTACAGTTAATGGGCATTGGCCCATTTTCCATGGGTTTCAATGAGAATTCCTTTCCCTCGTTGGTGTTATCCAAGCGGTAACTTCATGGTGATTGCCCAGGCAATTTTTTGATGTTCATGAAAGCTCTTAATTACTCAATCAGTTGCAGAGTTGGTTTCAAGACGAagcgcaggaacttggagattgGAATTTGGATTGGAAGTCTTCATGTTAGATATTTAGTCGTCGGTAGAAAATCCtggttttccttttctttttttggtctctctttcctttttttccgtctttttccTCCTCCTCGGAGGTAATCAGAGGCAATTCTGTGTCTAGAGGGGGGTTGTCAAAAGTGATTATTGTAATCTTGGTGGTGGGTTTTCAGCATTGCGGTTTATATGaagaaaaaatggaaattttcttgaTACTTGTAGCTACCAAACGAGTAAAGATAATAGAATgcccaatttaaaaaaaaaatgacatgAGACTACCAAAAATAGAGcccaacaaataaataaaaacccaaCACGAAGACTTCCAACATTTTgttagaacgattttttagggatcatggtctttttgggggaccatggtcttattaggctaaCCTCCCTATATTTATAAGGGATGTCCCAAAGTTAGGTAAATATCCATTTATTCTTTACTTTCATTTtaattaaaactaacttaataactatattaatctaataatatacatctaatctaaatgaatttattaaccaaaatcaaaatcaaaatcaaaagagcaatcgaaaaattttagttttgaaaaaaagtttgttctcttcttcttttctctttccttgacgttcctcgttcgactgaaaaacccatcaatctttttaattcgtttttggataggaaaattgagtagtaatcatcaaaatatggtttaaatggatgttaaagtgacatgttcggttaggaatagttttaaaaaaaattagttttgtaaccgaacattctgaaaccaagaacacgaagaacacttcggttatcacgaatttaatttttcataaccgaactccgcaaaaaattctaaaactagttagtaaccgaactctacccataatacaaaaaaacaaatgtaaccgaactgtgttatttttcctactatgttgagttatgatataaccgaactttacctatcttgttcggttggttcgcaaaaatttctaaaactatctagtaaccgaactctactcatattccaaaaagaattttttttttccaatgtaaccgaactgtgttattttgcctactgtgttgagtttcaatttaaccgaacttgttccactatgttcggtttgttcgcaaaaattcttgacaaaccgaactcttcaactaattgcatacatgtggagttcggttagttatgttgttgggttaaagtttgcgaaccaaccgaacattactctgtaagtcctataaacaaagttcggtaacctgtgtgtatggaaaaggtaactgaacaactaaaaacctccattaaagaacgagttcggtaacctgcgtatatggaaaaggtaaccgaattatactttcagatgagttcggtaacctgttcttcacatgaggtaaccgaacaagcccaaaactaccctaaaaatttacagttttttgaaaatttggagcaattcaaccaacattatctaagtttgaaacgtacctgggtacccaaatactcttcctccagttgtggttggtaaaatcctttgtttttcatgttttccttcttcatcttctccaactttactctctcaataattccgcttcttttaaaaaaaaaaagccatctgattttttaatctcattaattatctttaacttaatcattttagTAATcactacactaactattattaacactaactaatcattatcaaaaaattaatcaagagagtaatttaggtattaatataaatatctagataaggggtgacctagatttacttctaatgtttttacccaaaataaaaccatggtcccccaaaataaccatggtccccaaaaaccGTTCTTTTGTTACCGTAGCCAAGATTTTACTAGCTCGAAACATTGATTGTGAAAGCCTGAAAGGTAGTTATGAATAGCTCTCTAACAAACGTTACACTAAATTCTCATATGGATACAAGGATTGCAAACCCAAGAAAAAGGTTTTGCGAAGCAACGACTGACTGACGCACAGTTGATGGAAATTTTGCCGCACCCTTGTTTCATGCAATCCCAAGATCACTTTAAACCACCTCTACTAGGTGCATACTGCATTCCTAAGCCGAGGAAACAAAAAGGTTTCAAGAACTGATTCTTGGTGAAGACTGGAGAAATCCTTCTATCGTTCAAAATTTGATTGCCGATGAGCACTGCAAAGCTTCCTCTCACTGGACAACAGCAGTGGGTTGAACACTGGACTGCACCCATGACAACAAATCTTCTCTGGTTGCAGTGAAACAACCAGCTTTTTCGTCACTTTGCCTAAAGGGAACACCTAACCTCTTCAAATGGGAATCAAGAGACTGAGCCAATCCTTGAGAGAATTTGTGTGTTCCTGCACCAGTGTACGCGGAAAATACCTCTGGCAATTCCTCTTTCTGATTCATAATTTTTGTCAGAGTTCCCATCCACTCTTCAAATGCGGTATGAGCTGCACCAACAGACAACGACCTAAGATTTAATGTCCATTCCTCTGTTGTCTTTGAATGTAAACCTGGGTACAGTCCATAAAGAGTTCCCAGGTAAAGCAACTCATGCCCTCTGTCATGGAGATTTGCGTTCCGACAGATATCAATTAAGCAATTGCAGTATGGCCTCCTAACTTCTACTGCAGCTTTATTTAATATCTGTTTGAATTCCTCTTTGATTTGATCGAAATTAACTTCTTTGTCACCAAGCATTTTAACAAATGCAACCAACTTCAGGTTACCTTTCTCCAAACAACCTAAGACCATCTCAACTTCCTCCTCTTTTTCGCAAAACGTAACAACAGACAACAAACAACCACACAATCGATCATCGGGTTGAATTCCTCTTTCAACTGCGTACTTAAAAACCTTCACCAGTTCCTCAACCCTCTTAGCTCTACCTAAACATTGAATCAAACAAGTACAACCCATAACATTAAGCTTGACTCCCGTCTCACGCATTTCACCAAACAATTCCATTGCATTATCTACTTTCCCTCCTCTACCATGAATATTAAGCATAGCTGTATAACTCCAACTATCTGGCCTACATCTCTTCGAACCCTTCATTTCATCAAACAGTTCTTCTGCTTCTTTTTCCAAACCAAGATCAGCACACATGCTAAGCAAAGTATTGTAAAGCATGAAATCCATTTTCCACTCATTAGTCTTCATTCTCTCCCAAAGCTCTAAAGCATCCTTCCCCCACCTTGCTTTACCATATATCTTTATCAAAGCTGTCAAAGTTTTCTCATTTGGTGTAACACCAGATTCCACCATTTCTTCAAAAAGGGTTCTTGCTAAACCAGGTTTTCCAGCTTTCCCCATTGCTTCTAACAATGTATTATAAACAACCAAATTTGGCTCAACTTCAAGTGACTTCATTTCCTGCAAAACATACCTAATCCCATCATAGTCACCTGCTTCACCAAACATTTTACCTAGTATTGAAAAAGCAATTGCATCAGGCTTCCAACCACTAGCTCTTCCCCTTTCATATAAACTCAAAACTTCTTCAACTTTCTTTAACTTTGCATAAACATCTAAAATAGCTGAATAAGTAACCTCATCAGGAATCAAACCAGTTTTATACATCTTCTCAAACCATTCAACAGCTTTATCAAAGAGCTCACATCTCTTAGCACAAGTAATAATAGTGGAGTAAGTAATATTATCAAGCTCAATTTCTTTCTCAATCATTTCATAAGCAAGATCTTCAATAAGCTGAAATTGTTTACCAAATCTTAAAGATTTCATAGTAACATTATAAAAGATTGTATCCATTGGAATAAAATCTTCTTGAGTTTTTAACCAGTTGAAGAAGAAGTAAGATTTTGGCCATGgttttaaataattaagaattgaAAGCGCATTTTCTTTAGTTAATGGTTGtgggttttcttcaaaaataGCCAAGAATTTAGACTCAGAAAATGGTATAACGTCATTTAATTTTCTGCAATACTCTCTGAGGTCTTTGAGCTGAGGATTATAAGAGTATGAAGGACGTTTATGACGTTGTAAGTTAAGTACAGAACGTTTGGGTTTAGATGGATTAACCCAGTTTGATTTAGGTTTACTAAGAAGATGTGGTTCTGGGTTTGGATTATCAGATAAAAAGTTTTCAGATAAGGGTTTTAATTGATCGGAAAGTGAAGGGTTTTGTTGAGATTCTACAGATTTCGTCGGGGAATTGGTACACAGAATTGTAAATCTCTTTTTGATTGGGTTTCTGAGATTATTAAGAGAAGAATGATGAAAATAAACTGAGGGCTTTATGTTCGGGTGTTGAGAAATGGTGAAATGAAGATCAAGAGTAGTAGAAACAGTAGAAGAAGAAGCCATGGTGTTGTTAGAGCAGACAGAGGGAAACAGCAATGGGAAGGTAACATTATCCTCTTCTTTTGTATTTACTTTTGGTTTGTGTGTTTAGTGTTGGGTGATGGCGTGCTTCGCGCTGTAGGGTTTTGTGGGAAGTCCTAGACTCTTGGCCCTCCTTTATTAGGGCAATATTTGAGTAGCGGTATTCGGTGACAATGTCGAATACATacgacttaaaggcctagacaaataaagttttcatgttgaacggtgaggaaatcCTAATTTTTTatgagtccaattttgtgcacactcctttaaagagtgtgcacaaaaCAAAACAATGCTATTGGTTGTCTAACAATAACCGTTTTCTAATTAataaaattgttttttcttttaaataaatTCAATTTTTGTCTTATAAATCGAAGAAAATATTTGtcaaattttctctttttttttggtcaatcaacaatttcaatttattcaaatcaaaatgtgattacatgatcgcttacaagagtaacaaaaacatcaaaatacaagataataagaaccctaatacaaatgaagatatcaattacaagtaaatcGCGAAGACAAAGAGCCATATACCGTAAAGATACACAATTTTTGTAAATGTAGTAGGGAAGGATGATGGTGTAATCCGGAAtcgattccgaccatttaatctgattttcttcttcttcaataagagatactCTTATAAGAAAGGAGTTATTTGCCCAAAATCTTGTAGATACAAACGAACCCGGATGCCTTAAATCCTTCGGATTGAATATGGATTCTAAACAATCCGTGTTAgattgtcgatgttcttgaatcgagaatagcaagtcaCGAACCAGCGATCAAGGTTTGAATGGATCGCCCTCAAAGCGAAGAGAAACTTGGCCCTAGAgatggcaaacaagccaaaatccGCGGGTTTGCCCGTCCCGGGCCGTAAAAAACCCTCACCTGGCTCGActggtgtctaaacaagccgagttagggttggagaaatgccggcttgtgagtaaacgggttaacccgtcccgtcccgtaaaaccgcgggtacaacccgtGATCCCGTTAACCCCCCACACATGTCCCTCCAAAGTCCAAATACCCCCACTTGTCTCTTCGTCTCTTATTTTCTTTCATTACAGTACCAGTCAAATATTTAATGAAATAAGAAAGGAGAAAGAGACGAGTTTGTTCAGAGAttttaagaaaaagaagaaaggtgcAACTGTGTAATTTATTTCTCACAAGTTTAGGTCTTCTCTATGTGAACCAAGTCTCAATACCGGCGAAAGCAATGGGTCTGTTTGAATTGATTTTCACCTGATGCAATTGTTGATCTGAGAAAAGGGTTACAGGGAAGAAGATGAGAGAGCTGTATATACTCAAAACAAGTTACAGGGAACTGATTTCATCTGATGCTACTCAAAACAAGAAAGTAAAATCGAACCCACCTTGTTTTTGCCAAAATTACATGTTTAATTGTGTTAATTTTGATATCGGAAGGCAATTTTATTTCTAGGGTTCATAAGATATAggggtttttctgttttgtatattaattagggtttataatcCAAATTGAAGATTTTGAATGATTAATTTGATGTGACAATGGTTCAATTAGGGTATACCGAGATTGGGTATTTCTTCTTGATTGAGTGAAATTGATGAGTTAACATGATATGAATTATAATTACATCATGAATGAACCAAAATTGATGCCTCTGTATGAACTCAGTTGTTGGTGGCGGTGGTTTACAGTGATGTTTGTGTACTTGTGTTGTTGGTGTTTGAACTCAGGATTTGATGGATGATGGTTGATGTTGAAGAAGATAGGAGAGAAATAGATGAGTTGTTCAGATAAGAAGAGATGGGGGTTTGATTTGAATGGGTTTATGTCGGTGTTACCAGCCAGAAATGGAGGAGGAAACAAAGGTTAAGATTGGGTTTGTGCTGGATTGGAATTTGGCAACAAAGTGTATGGTGGTTCTTGTAAGGGTTTAGAATGAAAGATATTGTCGAGATTTGGATGattggtggaggtggaggtggagatgGCTATGTATTCCGGTGGTGTGTGTTGGTGATGTGAATCTGAGAAGCCGAGATGGGAAAATGGTGGTGTTGCAGGTGATTATTGTTGGTTAAATCTTAAACATGAGTCCTTGTAAATTTATCATAAATTAAGTAAATTAATTTTTAATTAAACAAGCCGGGTAACCCGTaagcccgcaagctttacccgttacgggcgcgggttgaagaaatgacgacCCGCAAGctttgacccgtgttaacccgtAACAAGCTAGCCCCGACctgcccgtttgccagctctacttgGCCCGAATGACGAAGAAAAATCGTtccaaatagcgaagaaatatGCCAAATGACATCAAAAACAAAAGGAAACTACTTTTATTCgattaaaacttaaaaagaaaaaggaatcttgctcagatctggtccaaaaaggaccaaatctgagcaagaaatTAGTTAAGGGTAAggttcttttttaaaaaaacaaaaagaagagaaagaagaggaaagggATCATGCCAACAAAATATTactgaatatttttatttttaaaatatagcGATTTATTTTGAAAATTTCAACTGATCATATTCATgtatagagctggcaaacgggcgggccggggctggcttgttacgggttacacgggtacgGGTTAACACGGGCCAAAGCTTGCGGGTTGATTTTCTTGACGGgtcgtcatttcttcaacccgcgcccgtaacgggtaaagcttgctgGATTACGGGTTACCCGActtgtttaattaaaaataaaattacttaaTTTATGATAAATTTACAAGGACTCCTGTTTAAACTTTAACCAACAATAATCACCTGCAACACCACCATTTTCCCATCTCGGCTTCTCAGATTCACGTCACCAAAACCCCTTGGTAATCTCGGCTACACACACCACCGGAATACATAGCcatctccacctccacctccaccaatCATCCAAATCTCGACAATATCTTTCATTCTAAACCCTTACAAGAACCACCATACACTTTGTTGCCAAATTCCAATCCAGCACAAACCCAATCTTAACCTTTATTTCCTCCTCCATTTCTGGATGGTAACAACGACATAAACCCATTCAAATCAAACCCCCATCTCTTCTTCTCTGAACAACTCATCTATTTCTCTCATATCTTCTTCAACATCAACCATCATCCATCAAATCCTGAGTTCAAACACCAACAACACAAGTACACAAACATCACTGCAAACCACCGCCACCAACACCTGAGTTCATACAGAGGCATCAATTTTCGTTCATTCATGATGTAATTATAATTCATATCATGTTAACTCATTCAATTTCACTCAATCAGGAAGAAATACCCAATCTCGGTATACCCTAATTGAACCATTGTCACATCAAATTAATCATTCAAAATCTTCAATTTGgattataaaccctaattaatatacaaaacagaaaaaccccTATATCTTATGAACCCTAGAAATAAAATTGCATTCCGATATCAAAATTAACACAATTAAACATGTAATTTTGGCAAAAACAAGGTGGGTTCGATTTTACTTGCTTGTTTTGAGTAGCATCAGATGAAATCAATTCCCTGTAACTTGTTTTGAGTATATACAACTCTCTCCTCTTCTTCCCTGTAACCCTTCTCTCAGATCAATAATTGCATCAGGTGAAAATCAATTCAAACAGACCCATTGCTTTCGCCGGTATTGAGACTTGGTTCACATAGAGAAGACCTAAACTTGTGAGAAATAAGTTACACAGTTgcacctttcttctttttctcaaaatctctgaacaAACTCGTCTCTTTCTCCTTTCTTATTTCATTAAATATTTGACTGGTACTGTAATGAAAGAAAATAAGAGACGAAGAGACAAGTGGGGATATTTGGACTTTGGAGGGACACGTGTGTGTGGGGGGGTTAACGGGCTCacgggttgtacccgcggttttacgggccgggacgggttaacccgctctctcacaagccggcatttctccaaccTTAACCCGActtgtttagacaccagccgAGCCGGATACGGGTTTTTTACGGGCTGGGCCGggcaaacccgcgggttttggcttgtttgccagctctattcaTGTATATTTGAAAATTTCAACTGATCATATTCATGTATATTTTATTTTGACCACAAACATGATGATGAGTTGATCATCATGCTATAAAAATCTTAATGAAGTACTACATTAAGTGCATCGTATTTATCCCAATTGAAATAATAGTACAAGTGGTTTCGGTTTGATGGAGTATGTTGTTGTCGATCAAATATAAGCGCCAAAAATTATTCAGATTTTCTAAGTAGGGTTTTAGGAATTGAAAGTCTGTTCTcttaatcaattttttatttctatttcGTTTTTCATTTGATGTTGCTTCAAGGGTATAAATCATGTTGTTGTCGATTCCAATTAGATACTGCTCTTCCATTTGATGTCTAAAATTCTCCACTACTAGCAAAGACCCTGAGCTTTCAGATACCTCTTGTGATCTTGATTCACATGATCAACTATAGAactattattatcatttatttcaGATGGATACAAAATTTGTTCTTCCCAGAATCCCAGTTCTCTAACTTCCTATTCCCAACGTGTTGATTGTACTGATTATTCAaacttgatctttcatctccttATTCTACAACTGGTGATCCTCCCCTAAAAACCAAACAAGATTGTTAGAACTCGGCCATCATAAAGAACACTTTGCAATTTGCATATAGATACAGAATCAGTCAGAGAGATATGAAATATGCATTAAAAAAATGTACAGTTGCATACAAGAAAGAGATAACAAATCATGCATGATTTTAGGGGATGTTAAATGTGATATATATTTTCCTTGCTTTTTTAAAGAATAAGATTACatttatttaaaagaaaaatcaattttattAAATAGCAAACGGTTGTCTTTGAGCAACCaatagaattgttttgttttgttttgttttgtgcacactctttaaaggagtgtgcacaaaattggactcgctttttattggccgaaatagactttttttttgagttttgtgaaacaagCATTTTGGTGAGGACATTTGACAACATATGATTGGTTTACGAAGAtaggaaaaagataaaaaaggaaaccaaattcgAAATTCATGACGTGACAATATctaggtgaggacacttggcaacgtatgattggtttaaatatTACAAACTCAAAAGAAAAACCTAACTTACCGTGCATGGGATTTTATGAAAGtcaaaattcaatttggaaatcaaTTACCTACTATATTATATTATGactcttttttccaaattaatatagtAAGGAGGAAAAAATAATCCACATATTTCCcacatattttctgcgaaaataaataaataaaatctgcacatTTTACCGAAAAGTACTTAAAGAAAACCTTCAAAAATCTTAGTGTTCAAACCCCAGCTATATAGAATACATTTTACCGATCTATCAACTGGTTGATATTCCTTCTCTTGCTATTATAAAGCATGTACTTTCGCTTCCTCCAAATGTTCCACCAAATTGCGAAGGGGAGAAATCCCCAAATCTTTTTTAACATTCTGCTACTCTTTTTATTAGACCATTCCCATATGTTAGACTTTATACTCTCAGAAAAAAACTCATATTACTCCAAAACTTTCCAAGAAATATTGCCAAATTTTCCTAGTCTCTGGGCAGTGCAGGAAAAGATGATTCCGAGTTTCCTGATCCACATTACACAATAAGCAAGTACTCGAATTCACCTTAGCCGCTTTTTATAAATAATCCAGGGTTGGCGCACCTTTGTAACAAAAACACCAAACTAAAAAAAGGAAACCTTCAAAGGGATTTTGGGGTTTCATACCTGTCTATGAGGAAAAACCAAAAACCTGTCAACATCCAGCGAAGCGTAACAGTCGGCCACGGAGAAATCTGTTGCTAAATTCCACTTTCTATAATCATCCTCTACACTGTTGTGTAACATAGTCCCAAAATTTTCCAGCACCTGAAGCATCTCAACCACTTCACCTAATTCCTGATCCCTTAGGTTTCTcttaaattcaaaattccatgcCCCATGATCAGAAATCATATCCTTAACAGTAGAGTTTTTGGTTTTAGAAAGCTTGAACATTTAGGAAATCTGTCCTTGAAAGTATTCTCACATATCCAAATGTCATTCCAAAAAAGAATATTAGATTTATTCCTTAAAACGAGAGTAGTATTATCTTGAACATAGTTTTTGAATTTAAGAATTCCCGCCCATAAACTATTATCAACAGATTTAGAATAAGCATTAGGGAATAAAGCATTTGAGTTACCTCCAAACTTCTCATGGATGATTTTTCTCCACAAAGCACATTTCTTTTTGCGGTATCTCCATATCCATTTGCAGTGTAATTCTTTATTAACCAAACTGATCTTTTTAATATCGATACCACCACGCGACTTTGGTACATTAGCCTTGGACCACTTCACCCAACTTCTCTTCTTTGTAGTTGTCGAAATACCCCCATAAAAAATTTCTCATAATCTTCTCAATCTTCTTCACTACGAACATAGGAATTTGAAATAATGAAAGATAGGAAATTGGAAGGCTGGTTAGAAAGCTATTAATCATAATTAGTCTTTGACCCTTAGATATCTTCTCTTCCAAGTACTAAGTTTTTGCTGGCACTTTTGAATGATCACATCCCATATAGCTCCGTTCTTTGATTTACTGCCGAGAGGTATGCCTAAATAGTTGATAGGAAATGCTACCAATTGACAACCAAAAGCATTAATTAGCACAGTCTAAGCCATTACGGTCTCCAATACCAACGATAACACTTTTCCTAAAGTTCACTTTCAAACTAGTCACTAACTGAAATCAAAATGAATTATTTTTCAAAGCTGCAATTTGTTCTTCCGAATCATCAAGAAAGACCATCAAATCATCCGCAAAATGTAGGGTATTAATAACCGTACCA comes from Papaver somniferum cultivar HN1 chromosome 7, ASM357369v1, whole genome shotgun sequence and encodes:
- the LOC113297364 gene encoding pentatricopeptide repeat-containing protein At5g46580, chloroplastic-like; this translates as MASSSTVSTTLDLHFTISQHPNIKPSVYFHHSSLNNLRNPIKKRFTILCTNSPTKSVESQQNPSLSDQLKPLSENFLSDNPNPEPHLLSKPKSNWVNPSKPKRSVLNLQRHKRPSYSYNPQLKDLREYCRKLNDVIPFSESKFLAIFEENPQPLTKENALSILNYLKPWPKSYFFFNWLKTQEDFIPMDTIFYNVTMKSLRFGKQFQLIEDLAYEMIEKEIELDNITYSTIITCAKRCELFDKAVEWFEKMYKTGLIPDEVTYSAILDVYAKLKKVEEVLSLYERGRASGWKPDAIAFSILGKMFGEAGDYDGIRYVLQEMKSLEVEPNLVVYNTLLEAMGKAGKPGLARTLFEEMVESGVTPNEKTLTALIKIYGKARWGKDALELWERMKTNEWKMDFMLYNTLLSMCADLGLEKEAEELFDEMKGSKRCRPDSWSYTAMLNIHGRGGKVDNAMELFGEMRETGVKLNVMGCTCLIQCLGRAKRVEELVKVFKYAVERGIQPDDRLCGCLLSVVTFCEKEEEVEMVLGCLEKGNLKLVAFVKMLGDKEVNFDQIKEEFKQILNKAAVEVRRPYCNCLIDICRNANLHDRGHELLYLGTLYGLYPGLHSKTTEEWTLNLRSLSVGAAHTAFEEWMGTLTKIMNQKEELPEVFSAYTGAGTHKFSQGLAQSLDSHLKRLGVPFRQSDEKAGCFTATREDLLSWVQSSVQPTAVVQ